One window of Phycisphaeraceae bacterium genomic DNA carries:
- the dnaJ gene encoding molecular chaperone DnaJ translates to MPTTRDYYEILSVERTADGEEIKRSYRRLAMKYHPDRNPGDAEAEAKFKEAAEAYEVLSDDAKRKIYDQYGHEGLRGRGGPATHDFTRMNVDDIFSMFNDIFGGGGMGGRGGGGQQRRGPARGYDLETEVEISLEEVLSGCERDVEFTRMDVCEKCTGSGAKPGSKPDKCPTCGGHGKVQQTGLGGMFRMVVACPNCKGRGSIIKDLCDGCRGKGRVPKKRKLSVKIPAGVQEGMAVRVAGEGEPPPQEVSADGQGVRGDLHVVIRIDEHSLFQRDPEQADNLTLEMPITYTQAALGADIKIPTLDGEHTLRVPKATAYGTVFRIEGKGLPNLRTARRGDLLVGVKIEVPRKLTSEQEGLLRKLAALENHDVLPESEGFWKRVKDFLNP, encoded by the coding sequence ATGCCCACCACCCGTGACTATTACGAGATCCTCTCCGTTGAGCGCACCGCCGACGGCGAGGAGATCAAGCGCTCCTATCGCCGCCTGGCGATGAAGTACCACCCCGACCGCAACCCCGGCGATGCCGAGGCCGAGGCCAAGTTCAAGGAAGCCGCCGAGGCCTACGAGGTCCTCTCAGACGACGCCAAGCGCAAGATCTACGACCAGTACGGCCACGAAGGACTCCGAGGCCGGGGCGGCCCCGCCACCCACGACTTCACCCGCATGAACGTCGACGACATCTTCTCGATGTTCAACGACATCTTCGGGGGCGGCGGCATGGGCGGCAGGGGGGGGGGAGGCCAGCAGCGCCGCGGCCCAGCACGGGGATACGACCTCGAGACCGAAGTCGAGATCTCACTCGAAGAAGTCCTCAGCGGCTGCGAACGCGATGTCGAGTTCACACGCATGGACGTCTGCGAAAAGTGCACCGGCTCCGGCGCAAAGCCCGGATCAAAGCCCGACAAGTGCCCCACCTGCGGCGGCCACGGAAAGGTCCAGCAGACCGGCCTCGGCGGCATGTTCCGCATGGTCGTCGCATGCCCCAACTGCAAAGGCCGAGGCAGCATCATCAAAGACCTCTGCGACGGCTGCCGGGGCAAGGGGCGCGTCCCCAAGAAGCGCAAACTCTCCGTCAAGATCCCCGCCGGCGTGCAGGAGGGCATGGCCGTCCGTGTCGCGGGCGAGGGCGAACCCCCGCCGCAGGAGGTCTCCGCCGACGGCCAGGGCGTCCGCGGCGATCTCCACGTGGTGATCCGCATCGACGAGCACTCGCTCTTCCAGCGCGACCCCGAGCAGGCCGACAACCTCACGCTCGAGATGCCCATCACCTACACCCAGGCCGCGCTCGGCGCCGACATCAAGATCCCCACGCTCGACGGTGAGCACACCCTCCGAGTCCCCAAGGCAACCGCCTACGGCACCGTCTTCCGCATCGAGGGCAAGGGGCTTCCCAACCTCCGCACCGCCCGCCGCGGCGATCTTCTCGTCGGCGTCAAGATCGAAGTGCCCCGCAAACTCACGAGCGAGCAAGAGGGGCTGCTCCGCAAACTCGCCGCACTAGAGAACCACGATGTGCTTCCTGAGAGCGAAGGATTCTGGAAACGCGTCAAAGACTTTCTGAATCCCTGA
- a CDS encoding GxxExxY protein, whose amino-acid sequence MQDRGIHLAPDSTDSLTGEIIGAAITVHEALGPGLLESAYQACLRHELGHRGIAVESEVAVPLEYRGLQLECGYRIDLLVCGAVVVEVKSVEKLLPVHEAQLLTYLRLARKSKGLLLNFNSPYLRDGIKRMVL is encoded by the coding sequence ATGCAGGACCGTGGCATCCATCTCGCGCCGGATTCCACCGACTCTCTGACAGGAGAGATCATCGGGGCTGCGATCACCGTTCACGAGGCCCTCGGACCTGGGTTGCTCGAATCCGCGTACCAGGCGTGCCTCAGGCACGAACTCGGCCATCGCGGGATCGCGGTCGAGTCCGAGGTCGCAGTGCCGCTCGAGTACCGAGGCCTTCAGCTCGAATGTGGATACCGAATCGATCTGCTCGTTTGTGGTGCAGTCGTTGTCGAAGTGAAGTCTGTTGAGAAGCTCTTGCCCGTCCACGAGGCCCAGTTACTCACGTATCTCCGGCTCGCAAGAAAGTCGAAGGGGCTTCTCCTCAACTTCAACTCTCCCTATCTCCGTGACGGCATCAAGCGAATGGTGTTGTAG
- the groL gene encoding chaperonin GroEL (60 kDa chaperone family; promotes refolding of misfolded polypeptides especially under stressful conditions; forms two stacked rings of heptamers to form a barrel-shaped 14mer; ends can be capped by GroES; misfolded proteins enter the barrel where they are refolded when GroES binds): protein MSKKQIMYKDAALLEMKKGVDQLAEAVKCTMGPSGRHVVIEKSYGGPHVTKDGVSVSKEISLPEPFASMGAKLVNEVAKKTADKAGDGTTAATVLAQAIFTEGLRVIATGANAVQVQRGINKAAEAAAEAITGMAVKCKGKDDYKKIASVSANHDAEVGELIAEAISKVGPDGVVEVEEGKSAETTLDYVEGMQFDKGYLSPYFMTNPKTAECVLEDCYILIHEKKISNLTDFLPFLNKVATSGKPILVIAEEVENEALAALVVNRLRGVLKICAVKAPGFGDRRKAMLGDIAVLTGGTFFAEDLGRSLESIEISELGRAKKVVITKDDTTIIEGAGKKAEISARASQIKAQHDKSTSDYDKEKLMERHAKLTGGVAMIRVGGSSEVAMKAKKDLVDDALHATRAAAKEGYVPGGGVAIIRAQEAMTAAQKKAKGDEKLGFDIVIAAVEKCAWQIAVNAGFDGDIVVEKVKDGKGSFGFNAATGEYGDLVKAGIIDPALVAKSALVNAASVAGLMLTTDVMMTELKDEQEATTGSVS, encoded by the coding sequence ATGTCCAAGAAGCAGATCATGTACAAAGACGCCGCACTCCTCGAGATGAAGAAGGGCGTTGACCAACTGGCCGAGGCCGTCAAGTGCACGATGGGCCCGAGCGGCCGCCACGTCGTCATCGAGAAGTCCTACGGCGGCCCTCACGTCACCAAGGACGGCGTCTCCGTCTCCAAGGAGATCTCCCTCCCCGAGCCCTTCGCCTCCATGGGCGCCAAGCTCGTCAATGAGGTCGCCAAGAAGACCGCCGACAAGGCCGGCGACGGCACCACCGCCGCCACCGTCCTTGCCCAGGCCATCTTCACCGAAGGCCTCCGCGTCATCGCCACCGGCGCCAACGCCGTGCAGGTCCAGCGGGGAATCAACAAGGCCGCCGAGGCCGCCGCCGAGGCCATCACCGGCATGGCCGTCAAGTGCAAGGGCAAGGACGACTACAAGAAGATCGCTTCCGTCTCTGCCAACCACGACGCCGAAGTCGGCGAACTCATCGCCGAAGCCATCTCAAAGGTCGGCCCCGACGGCGTCGTCGAAGTGGAAGAGGGCAAGTCCGCCGAAACCACGCTCGATTACGTCGAGGGCATGCAGTTCGACAAGGGCTACCTCTCCCCCTACTTCATGACCAACCCCAAGACCGCCGAGTGCGTGCTCGAAGACTGCTACATCCTCATCCACGAGAAGAAGATCAGCAATCTCACCGACTTCCTCCCCTTCCTCAACAAGGTCGCAACCAGCGGCAAGCCCATCCTCGTCATCGCCGAAGAAGTCGAGAACGAGGCACTCGCCGCCCTCGTCGTCAACCGCCTCCGCGGCGTCCTCAAGATCTGCGCCGTCAAGGCCCCCGGCTTCGGCGACCGCCGCAAGGCCATGCTCGGCGACATCGCCGTCCTCACCGGCGGCACCTTCTTCGCCGAAGATCTCGGCCGCTCGCTCGAATCCATCGAGATCTCCGAGCTCGGCCGCGCCAAGAAGGTCGTCATCACCAAGGACGACACCACGATCATCGAGGGCGCGGGCAAGAAAGCCGAGATCAGCGCCCGCGCCTCACAGATCAAGGCCCAGCACGACAAGTCCACCAGCGACTACGACAAGGAGAAGCTGATGGAGCGTCACGCCAAGCTCACCGGCGGCGTCGCCATGATCCGCGTCGGCGGCTCCAGCGAAGTCGCTATGAAGGCCAAGAAGGACCTCGTCGACGACGCGCTCCACGCGACCCGCGCCGCTGCCAAGGAGGGGTACGTCCCCGGTGGCGGCGTCGCCATCATCCGCGCTCAGGAAGCCATGACCGCCGCCCAGAAGAAGGCCAAGGGCGATGAGAAGCTCGGCTTCGACATCGTGATCGCCGCTGTCGAGAAGTGCGCATGGCAGATCGCTGTCAACGCCGGCTTCGACGGCGACATCGTGGTCGAGAAGGTCAAGGACGGCAAGGGCTCCTTTGGCTTCAACGCCGCGACCGGCGAGTACGGCGACCTCGTGAAAGCCGGGATCATCGATCCCGCCCTCGTTGCGAAGAGCGCGCTGGTCAATGCCGCGAGCGTCGCGGGCCTCATGCTCACCACCGACGTCATGATGACCGAACTCAAGGACGAGCAGGAAGCAACGACCGGATCCGTCTCCTGA
- a CDS encoding sulfotransferase, translating to MTTQLRASTPVRVDAPLSVRELFLRAHPSSGLETLAAALARTGIVTTGTFGLGPVVSAAHRAASTLDAPGAETLLRSTNELVRATMHAAITDTRAIRWIADIAQEPVDEILPGGTYIYLVRDGRDVVIAEALRQLTSAHAGPDSLFSDQRYRARLEHLREELRRDPNLLRDRPHRLLWLEPWLRQLARTWATRIQSDLGALKRLADAGSRTLVVRFEDVATSGDSVRALCSLLGVQTLAPRAAEPSEAHDVAPGSWRRFFTRENALAFHDEAGAALTAAGYASNDLWISEVAPSVAPTAAPAQPAIHAPHTHPHTHHDPALIEAHADPAPLPGDAPEHTITIDGIARNLFFVCGHPRSGTTWTVAVMNLHPRTFVQGEFRFEALRNAFDQLTRWPWHVAHHEPVRTEAERAARDAVRRIMGAISTHKPDATWLGDKTPRALRVLVPGAPHILLLRDGRDVLISRTFHELASGGTMLKDPLYAGRMLALQQAFLADPDLFKREPHRLLAEEQWVRTLARQWAQQMRHDLAVAAVIRERGRTPFHELRYERMRADVESERAALYRFLGLDPAEAAPVSAANRSAPGFETETPGGFYRKGQVGDWQNYFTDDAKKWFKQAAGDQLIALGYEKDGSW from the coding sequence ATGACCACCCAGCTCCGCGCCTCAACTCCCGTTCGCGTCGATGCGCCCCTCTCCGTGCGCGAACTCTTCCTCCGTGCTCACCCCTCCAGCGGTCTGGAAACCCTGGCCGCGGCGCTCGCCCGCACCGGGATCGTCACCACCGGCACGTTCGGCCTCGGTCCCGTTGTCAGCGCCGCGCACCGCGCCGCGAGCACGCTCGACGCCCCCGGCGCCGAAACGCTCCTGCGCTCGACCAACGAACTCGTCCGCGCCACGATGCACGCCGCGATCACCGACACGCGCGCCATCCGCTGGATCGCCGACATCGCCCAGGAGCCCGTCGACGAGATTCTTCCCGGCGGGACATACATCTACCTCGTCCGCGATGGGCGCGACGTCGTCATCGCCGAGGCCCTCCGCCAGTTGACCAGTGCCCACGCCGGCCCCGACTCCCTCTTCAGCGACCAGCGCTACCGTGCCCGGCTCGAGCACCTTCGCGAGGAACTCCGGCGCGATCCGAACCTCCTCCGCGATCGTCCCCATCGCCTCCTCTGGCTCGAACCCTGGCTCCGCCAACTCGCTCGCACCTGGGCGACCCGCATCCAGTCCGATCTCGGCGCGCTCAAGCGCCTCGCCGATGCTGGCTCTCGCACCCTCGTCGTCCGATTCGAGGACGTCGCGACCTCCGGCGATTCGGTCCGCGCCCTCTGTTCTCTCCTTGGGGTGCAGACCCTCGCGCCCCGCGCCGCAGAGCCGTCCGAGGCCCACGACGTCGCGCCCGGCTCTTGGCGTCGATTCTTCACGCGCGAGAACGCGCTCGCCTTCCACGACGAGGCCGGTGCCGCGCTCACTGCCGCTGGCTACGCCTCAAACGATCTGTGGATCAGCGAGGTCGCACCCTCGGTCGCGCCAACCGCCGCGCCTGCGCAACCCGCCATCCACGCGCCGCACACCCACCCGCACACCCATCACGATCCCGCCCTCATCGAGGCCCACGCCGACCCCGCGCCGCTTCCCGGCGACGCGCCCGAACACACCATCACCATCGACGGCATCGCCCGCAATCTCTTCTTCGTCTGCGGCCATCCCCGCTCCGGCACCACCTGGACCGTCGCCGTCATGAACCTCCATCCGCGCACCTTCGTGCAGGGTGAGTTCCGCTTCGAGGCCCTCCGAAACGCCTTCGACCAATTGACCCGCTGGCCTTGGCACGTCGCCCATCACGAGCCCGTCCGCACCGAGGCCGAGCGCGCCGCACGCGACGCCGTCCGCCGCATCATGGGCGCGATCAGCACCCACAAGCCCGACGCAACATGGCTCGGCGACAAGACGCCCCGCGCCCTCCGCGTCCTCGTCCCCGGTGCGCCCCACATCCTCCTCCTTCGCGACGGACGCGACGTCCTCATCAGCCGCACCTTCCACGAACTCGCCTCCGGCGGCACGATGCTCAAAGACCCGCTCTACGCCGGGCGCATGCTCGCCCTCCAGCAGGCCTTCCTCGCCGACCCGGACCTCTTCAAACGCGAGCCGCACCGGCTGCTCGCCGAAGAACAGTGGGTCCGCACGCTCGCCCGCCAATGGGCACAGCAGATGCGGCACGACCTCGCCGTCGCCGCAGTCATCCGCGAGCGCGGGCGCACGCCCTTCCACGAACTCCGTTACGAACGCATGCGCGCCGACGTCGAGTCCGAGCGCGCCGCCCTCTACCGCTTCCTCGGGCTCGATCCCGCCGAAGCCGCCCCAGTCAGTGCCGCCAACCGCTCCGCGCCCGGATTCGAGACCGAAACCCCCGGCGGCTTCTATCGCAAGGGGCAAGTGGGCGACTGGCAGAACTACTTCACCGACGATGCAAAGAAATGGTTCAAGCAAGCCGCTGGCGACCAACTCATCGCCCTCGGATACGAGAAGGACGGTTCATGGTGA
- a CDS encoding sulfotransferase, whose translation MASVRGILKRLSGSEAPADAPRADAALSLSIEPKSLSNTPTNGLAEGHSRDGFHQVYQGVERSFFFLCGHPRSGTHWMQSLLNLHPRINIQGEYHFEMLYGGLWQFEKHDWHLGHYDPMREIARRNMQRLVRECMLTTVHLRPQADVIGDMTPREVFQMLPGAPTIHLIRDGRDVCVSWTFHQLRIDNELITREPWKRDMLALLDLLKADPKHFEKHPEALLSSETWVRHVARVWATRARRDEFAKGRYARAELDGKVLEVRYEAVHADPEAQRRRMYEFLGVNPDEAAPIDANPLAKPGFGGKGQGATSFYRSGKRGEWETYFTKDARRWFMEEAGEMLVALGYESQGSEWDTRAAKSRGGHP comes from the coding sequence GTGGCATCGGTGCGCGGCATCCTGAAGCGTCTCTCCGGCAGCGAAGCGCCGGCCGACGCACCGCGCGCCGATGCCGCTCTCTCGCTCAGCATCGAGCCCAAATCCCTCTCCAACACCCCAACCAATGGCCTCGCCGAAGGCCACTCCCGCGACGGATTCCACCAGGTCTATCAGGGCGTCGAACGCTCCTTCTTCTTCCTCTGCGGCCACCCCCGCTCCGGCACCCACTGGATGCAGTCGCTCCTCAACCTCCACCCCCGGATCAACATCCAGGGCGAGTACCACTTCGAGATGCTGTATGGGGGCCTCTGGCAGTTCGAGAAGCACGATTGGCACCTCGGCCACTACGACCCCATGCGCGAGATCGCCCGCCGCAACATGCAGCGGCTCGTCCGCGAGTGCATGCTGACAACGGTCCATCTCCGCCCGCAAGCCGATGTCATCGGCGACATGACGCCCCGCGAAGTCTTCCAGATGCTCCCGGGCGCGCCGACCATCCACCTCATCCGCGACGGGCGCGATGTCTGCGTCAGTTGGACCTTCCACCAGCTCCGCATCGACAACGAACTCATCACGCGCGAGCCCTGGAAGCGCGACATGCTCGCGCTCCTTGACCTCCTCAAGGCCGACCCGAAGCACTTCGAGAAGCACCCTGAGGCGCTGCTCTCTTCAGAGACCTGGGTCCGACACGTCGCCCGAGTCTGGGCCACCCGCGCCCGGCGCGACGAGTTCGCCAAGGGTCGCTACGCCCGCGCCGAGCTCGACGGCAAGGTCCTCGAAGTCCGCTACGAAGCCGTCCACGCCGATCCCGAGGCCCAGCGCCGTCGCATGTACGAGTTCCTCGGCGTCAACCCCGACGAGGCCGCACCCATCGACGCCAATCCGCTCGCAAAGCCCGGCTTCGGCGGCAAGGGACAGGGCGCGACCTCCTTCTACCGCAGCGGCAAACGCGGCGAGTGGGAGACATACTTCACCAAAGACGCCCGCCGCTGGTTCATGGAAGAAGCCGGTGAGATGCTCGTCGCCCTCGGCTACGAATCTCAGGGAAGCGAGTGGGATACCAGAGCTGCAAAGAGTCGCGGAGGTCACCCATGA
- a CDS encoding co-chaperone GroES yields MAVKPLEDRVLVKPLEAETKTASGLYLPESAKEKPMQGKVVSTGPGKLLENGKRAHLSVKVGDTVVFGKYAGTEVEIKGDKHLIIRENELLGVIG; encoded by the coding sequence ATGGCCGTCAAACCCCTCGAAGATCGCGTCCTCGTCAAGCCCCTCGAAGCCGAGACCAAGACCGCCTCCGGCCTCTACCTCCCCGAGTCCGCCAAGGAGAAGCCCATGCAGGGCAAGGTCGTCTCCACAGGCCCAGGAAAGCTCTTGGAGAACGGCAAGCGCGCCCACCTCTCCGTCAAGGTCGGCGACACCGTCGTCTTCGGCAAGTACGCCGGCACCGAGGTCGAGATCAAGGGCGACAAGCACCTCATCATCCGCGAGAACGAACTCCTCGGCGTCATCGGCTGA
- the groL gene encoding chaperonin GroEL (60 kDa chaperone family; promotes refolding of misfolded polypeptides especially under stressful conditions; forms two stacked rings of heptamers to form a barrel-shaped 14mer; ends can be capped by GroES; misfolded proteins enter the barrel where they are refolded when GroES binds) — protein sequence MASKELTFDIEARQALLAGVEKLAKAVKATLGPRGRNAVIDKSWGGPTVTKDGVTVAEEIELRNKAENMGAMLVKQAASKTSDDAGDGTTTATVLAEALFREGLKYIAAGVDANALVRGMKKAVETASKAIDDLSTPVKGKADIQNVAAISANNDAEVGKIMADAFDRVGKDGVITVEEGKSLETEVTVVEGMQFDRGFLSPNFVTNVDDMKVELDKCLILIHEDKIDSVSKLVPLLEKVMQAKKPLLIIAEDIAGEALSTLVINKLRGTLQVAAVKAPGYGDRRKAMLEDIAILTGATAIMKDLGIELDKVEIKHLGMAKKLEIDADNTTIIEGAGDSKSIQARIAQIRAEIERTTSDYDREKLQERLAKLAGGVAQVNVGAASEAELKEKKARVEDALHATRAALAEGIVPGGGTSFIRARAAIEKLKEHKAVFGKAAQAEDLSADEVGRVKYDFAAGLDVVYQALGVPLRTIADNAGVKGSVVVAKVAENKSANFGFNALTEEYGDLVDMGVITPAKVDRLALQNAASVATVLLTADCIITEKPEKKDEHAGHAHAH from the coding sequence ATGGCATCCAAGGAACTCACGTTCGATATCGAGGCACGTCAGGCACTTCTTGCCGGAGTCGAGAAACTCGCCAAGGCCGTGAAAGCCACCCTCGGGCCCCGTGGCCGCAACGCCGTCATCGACAAGTCCTGGGGCGGACCCACCGTCACCAAGGACGGCGTCACCGTCGCCGAGGAGATCGAACTCCGCAACAAGGCCGAGAACATGGGAGCCATGCTCGTCAAGCAGGCCGCCAGCAAGACCTCCGACGACGCCGGCGACGGTACCACCACCGCCACCGTCCTCGCCGAGGCGCTCTTCCGCGAGGGGCTCAAGTACATCGCCGCCGGTGTCGACGCCAACGCCCTCGTCCGCGGCATGAAGAAGGCCGTCGAGACCGCCTCCAAGGCCATCGACGATCTCTCCACCCCCGTCAAGGGCAAGGCCGACATCCAGAACGTCGCCGCCATCTCCGCCAATAACGACGCCGAGGTCGGCAAGATCATGGCAGACGCCTTCGATCGCGTCGGCAAGGACGGCGTCATCACCGTCGAAGAGGGCAAGTCGCTCGAGACCGAGGTCACCGTCGTCGAGGGCATGCAGTTCGACCGTGGCTTCCTCTCCCCCAACTTCGTCACCAACGTCGACGACATGAAGGTCGAACTCGACAAGTGCCTCATCCTCATCCACGAGGACAAAATCGACTCCGTCTCCAAGCTCGTCCCCCTGCTCGAAAAGGTCATGCAGGCCAAGAAGCCCCTCCTCATCATCGCCGAGGACATCGCCGGCGAAGCCCTGAGCACGCTCGTCATCAACAAGCTCCGGGGCACGCTCCAGGTCGCCGCCGTCAAGGCCCCCGGCTACGGCGACCGCCGCAAGGCCATGCTCGAAGACATCGCGATCCTCACCGGCGCGACCGCCATCATGAAGGACCTCGGCATCGAACTCGACAAGGTCGAGATCAAGCACCTCGGCATGGCCAAGAAACTCGAAATCGACGCCGACAACACCACCATCATCGAGGGCGCGGGCGACAGCAAGTCCATCCAGGCACGCATCGCCCAGATCCGCGCCGAGATCGAGCGCACAACCAGCGACTACGACCGCGAGAAACTCCAGGAACGCCTCGCCAAGCTCGCCGGCGGCGTCGCCCAGGTCAACGTCGGCGCCGCCTCCGAGGCCGAACTCAAGGAGAAGAAGGCCCGCGTCGAAGACGCCCTCCACGCCACCCGCGCCGCGCTCGCCGAGGGTATCGTCCCCGGTGGCGGCACCTCCTTCATCCGCGCCCGAGCCGCGATCGAGAAGCTCAAAGAGCACAAGGCCGTCTTCGGCAAGGCCGCTCAGGCAGAGGACCTCTCCGCCGACGAAGTCGGCCGCGTGAAGTACGACTTTGCCGCAGGACTCGACGTGGTCTATCAGGCCCTCGGCGTCCCCCTCCGCACGATCGCCGACAACGCGGGCGTCAAGGGATCCGTCGTCGTCGCGAAGGTCGCCGAGAACAAGTCCGCCAACTTCGGCTTCAACGCCCTCACCGAGGAGTACGGCGACCTCGTCGACATGGGTGTCATCACCCCCGCAAAGGTCGATCGCCTCGCGCTCCAGAACGCAGCCAGCGTCGCCACGGTCCTCCTGACCGCCGACTGCATCATCACCGAAAAGCCCGAGAAGAAGGACGAGCACGCGGGCCACGCCCACGCGCACTGA
- the ndhC gene encoding NADH-quinone oxidoreductase subunit A — translation MPSTLAAVELNSYLPIFIILLMAVTFAVANVAGSLLIGPQRKGGNKGIAYESGMNPVGTARKRFNVRFYLIAMVFLVFDVEIIFLYPWAATFPNIDPGSPDSLVWLGRILFFLFTTVVAYVYGFRKGVFRFD, via the coding sequence ATGCCGAGCACTCTCGCAGCGGTTGAGCTGAACAGTTACCTGCCGATCTTCATCATTCTGTTGATGGCGGTGACCTTTGCCGTGGCGAACGTGGCGGGCTCGCTCTTGATCGGTCCTCAGCGCAAGGGCGGGAACAAGGGGATCGCGTATGAGTCGGGGATGAACCCGGTTGGAACGGCGCGTAAGCGGTTCAATGTGCGGTTCTATCTGATCGCGATGGTCTTCCTCGTGTTCGACGTTGAGATCATCTTCCTGTATCCGTGGGCGGCGACGTTCCCGAACATCGATCCCGGCTCTCCGGACTCTTTGGTGTGGCTCGGGCGAATTCTCTTCTTCCTGTTCACGACGGTCGTGGCGTATGTCTACGGCTTCCGCAAGGGCGTGTTCCGGTTTGACTGA
- a CDS encoding EAL domain-containing protein, producing the protein MSSKRGSTGLFSPASPSIATTHHDLVEVITSRRMGAAFQPIVDVAAGRIAGVEALVRPAPTVSFTTPSELFDRAEQLGMLWMLEEAIRRVTFRAAAPWPDDVLLFLNTTPDVAGHPEFADALLGAAHEIAGLGPDRLVIEITERASESRFDELLRAVEELRERGVQIALDDVGAGSNGLKRISQLRPSWLKLDRDLVSGIDSDPMRQRLVRSMVTFSEGAGIRMIAEGIERRAELGTIVDLGISYVQGYLVGFPTTRGAAIAGGAVTRTLEALAKC; encoded by the coding sequence ATGAGCAGCAAGAGGGGATCGACCGGGCTCTTTTCGCCTGCATCGCCGAGCATCGCGACGACGCATCATGACTTGGTTGAGGTGATCACTTCGCGCCGGATGGGTGCTGCGTTTCAGCCGATCGTCGATGTTGCCGCGGGGCGGATCGCGGGGGTGGAGGCGTTGGTGCGTCCTGCACCGACTGTGAGCTTCACGACGCCGAGCGAGTTGTTTGATCGCGCTGAGCAGCTGGGGATGCTGTGGATGCTTGAGGAGGCGATCCGGCGGGTGACGTTCCGCGCGGCGGCTCCGTGGCCGGATGATGTCCTGCTGTTTCTGAACACAACGCCGGATGTGGCAGGACACCCGGAGTTTGCGGATGCGTTGCTGGGGGCAGCGCATGAGATCGCCGGGCTGGGGCCGGATCGGCTTGTGATCGAGATCACGGAGCGTGCGTCCGAGTCACGGTTTGATGAGTTGCTGCGAGCGGTTGAGGAACTGAGGGAGCGGGGCGTGCAGATCGCGCTCGACGATGTCGGCGCGGGTTCCAACGGGCTCAAGCGGATCTCGCAGCTGCGGCCGTCATGGCTGAAACTTGATAGGGACCTTGTGTCGGGGATCGATTCGGACCCGATGAGGCAGCGGCTTGTGCGATCGATGGTGACGTTCTCTGAGGGTGCAGGGATCCGCATGATCGCAGAGGGCATCGAGCGGCGGGCGGAGTTGGGAACGATTGTTGATCTCGGTATCTCGTATGTTCAGGGGTACCTTGTCGGGTTTCCGACGACTCGGGGCGCGGCGATCGCGGGTGGCGCGGTGACTCGGACGCTTGAGGCACTGGCCAAGTGCTGA
- a CDS encoding DUF2752 domain-containing protein has translation MDGTSASLGFESRARASARRGPSIGVWERLAHVALAMACLAVLWVGRGLEPSSAGHGSHVQLGMPPCAWVVRFDRPCPTCGMTTSVAHASRGEFLSSLVVQPAGAAFALFCAVAFWGSLYIAATGSALGRLIGLRLLGTRSLWCAGALVGVSWAYKFVTW, from the coding sequence GTGGATGGAACTTCGGCATCGCTTGGCTTCGAGAGTCGGGCACGCGCGTCAGCACGGCGCGGGCCATCCATCGGCGTGTGGGAGCGGCTGGCGCATGTTGCGCTCGCGATGGCGTGCCTGGCCGTTCTGTGGGTTGGGCGGGGCTTGGAGCCGTCGTCTGCGGGGCACGGGTCGCATGTGCAGTTGGGCATGCCGCCGTGTGCGTGGGTTGTGCGGTTCGACAGGCCATGCCCGACGTGCGGCATGACGACATCGGTTGCGCACGCTTCGAGGGGTGAATTCCTCAGTTCTCTGGTTGTGCAACCGGCTGGCGCGGCGTTCGCGTTGTTCTGCGCTGTGGCGTTCTGGGGATCGCTGTACATCGCTGCGACGGGGTCGGCCTTGGGGCGGCTGATCGGCCTGCGGCTGCTGGGGACGAGGTCGCTCTGGTGCGCGGGGGCTCTGGTCGGCGTATCGTGGGCGTACAAGTTCGTGACTTGGTGA